One Vespa velutina chromosome 12, iVesVel2.1, whole genome shotgun sequence DNA window includes the following coding sequences:
- the LOC124953284 gene encoding tubby-related protein 4 isoform X1: MHLHFEKNNNAKCDCNILSLSWMGKVPDESPEDEGWKLDRTNYYQEGWLATGNARGLVGVTFTTSHCRTRAAELPLRANYNLRGHRSEVIFVKWNEPYQKLASCDSSGVIFVWIKYEGRWSIELINDRNTPVTHFSWSHDGRMALICYRDGFVLVGSVGGQRYWSSMLNDKATITCGIWTPDDQQVYFGTTAGQLIVMDVHGAMVSEVQLAAGVTSMAWSAEKFTMEEGDEDVTSDKSRRDERNYILAVCLADGNIVMLRSFDDVSPITIRTNLKTPLHAEWSNSRKLLAIAGTKDSDSLPQNNSLEYTNLLKFYSVNGTLVYTTVIPYTQCPVSALTWGHNDRRLFVATGARVHAAWVSRRVGSLQLLSRLAVRAALTRESSVQQLPLPSRLRASVAALFASTIRFFFPPFSFSFSFLLVFFFFSFCFFSIRCPVPEPRELRRFVSRPPAGSGRLHCTMLRHAVEPIPCYTLYLEYLGGLVPLLKGRRTSKIRPEFVIFDPQSQDTLQLFDDVSQCPSFSDGSDTERDTADLCGSPRNRRKNRRKKEEKGSEETDDLTYVDTLPEHARLVEVTSNIWGTKFKFHGLADSVPANLGQVTYRTSLLHLQPRQMTLVMTELRDDLPAGPDPSFNPNLFSEDEEETFQDLQGTSRATSETQPPPIAPMTPRNARLNPNRPKSQISNQFLTTEALPASLARVENYENEFPYVDLQEMTNLYENIRSAPTNTYRTPPRHNPPRCCDVPALQSPKNAVAPTQTLIATSNTGTDYSSNIQRVKTALADQQNTGMVTKKELENNKLNQISQEDKSSLNSGSSNIIPTSMHNGQVPLAEASSSQNSILNNLDGGNDCSQSQMIYMNGLNIMTSCSSNVLNSNHSNNVQQSCHGFLHPRNNQNNGTNLSISPSQSNLNPFSKHNNGSNGSSSLLLPSTCSYQLSDNSDHEQSTSCSPCNLKQQKEMKSQGSYGKINVSNQSNGKTEELRFIDEESKAEADIEQFRGVHRTPTVVSIGPLCSNDSIVRSCSVGYLDLVDVHQLVPCDVALKMLRKEAPNKRLVLVSRKTKRRKKNRPQHDIGQQNSKPPRLRNCGKSKSLDSSDIFPSNELITTPPQLPEHLEEASNVVNNSENVTEEKCSDLNIVVLGEINNDTVMERQKKILHGNDETYVEKPCRLETCVSPVRGSSPSGSLASSLDGLAARLKDFDESHSLPPPSPRPSSSCRLPRSSPSSPAPSKKGKRPASASPIRRRLLSSPLLNRRTRKSRGESSDEEGLIQDDSSSNYRDLETFQKAQLRQKLKQRGAGMSNGHNKQETTRRELVMHNKAPMWNEASQVYQLDFGGRVTQESAKNFQIEFRGKQVMQFGRIDGNAYTLDFQYPFSALQAFAVALANVTQRLK; this comes from the exons gtaATATTTGTGAAATGGAACGAGCCATATCAGAAGTTAGCATCATGTGACAGTTCAGGTGTAATCTTCGTTTGGATAAAATACGAAGGAAGATGGAGTATAGAATTGATAAATGATAGGAACACACCTGTGACGCATTTCTCTTGGTCTCACGATGGTCGAATGGCTCTTATATGTtatcga gaTGGTTTCGTATTGGTCGGCAGTGTTGGTGGACAAAGATATTGGTCGTCTATGTTGAACGACAAAGCTACGATAACTTGTGGAATTTGGACACCGGATGATCAACAg GTTTATTTTGGAACAACGGCTGGACAATTGATAGTGATGGATGTGCATGGTGCAATGGTATCGGAGGTACAATTGGCAGCGGGTGTTACCTCAATGGCTTGGAGTGCCGAAAAATTTACGATGGAGGAAGGTGACGAAGATGTTACAAGCGATAAATCAAGAAGGG ACGAACGTAATTACATATTAGCTGTTTGCCTTGCCGATGGTAACATAGTTATGCTTCGTTCCTTCGACGACGTATCACCAATAACTATACgtacaaatttaaaaacaCCTTTACACGCAGAATGGAGTAATTCAAGAAAGTTATTAGCTATTGCGGGAACGAAGGATTCGGATTCTCTTCctcaaaataattcattagaaTATACGAACCTATTAAAGTTCTATTCGGTTAACGGTACCCTCGTTTACACGACAGTAATTCCATACACgcag TGCCCTGTATCGGCGTTAACCTGGGGTCATAACGACAGAAGACTCTTCGTAGCCACTGGTGCAAGAGTACATGCGGCATGGGTCTCCAG GAGGGTCGGTTCATTGCAGTTGCTATCTAGATTAGCAGTGAGGGCAGCCCTCACAAGAGAATCCAGTGTCCAACAACTTCCGTTACCATCTAGATTAAGAGCATCGGTAGCTGCATTGTTTGCTAGTACGATACG tttttttttccctccgttttccttttctttttcttttcttttggtttttttttttttttctttttgtttcttttccattaGGTGTCCAGTACCAGAGCCAAGAGAATTAAGACGTTTTGTATCTAGGCCACCAGCTGGAAGTGGAAGATTACATTGTACAATGCTTAGACATGCCGTAGAACCTATACCttgttatacattatatttagaatatttagGTGGTTTGGTACCATTATTAAAAGGTCGAAGAACCAGTAAAATCAGGCCAGAGTTTGTAATATTCGATCCCCAGAGTCAAGACACTTTACAATTATTCGACGATGTATCACAATGTCCTTCCTTCAGCGATGGTTCTGATACAGAAAGAGATACCGCAGATTTATGTGGTTCCCCAAGAAATCGtcgaaaaaatagaagaaagaaggaagaaaagggcTCAGAGGAAACTGATGATCTCACTTACGTCGACACTTTGCCCGAG CACGCTAGATTGGTCGAAGTAACGTCAAATATTTGGGGCACGAAATTTAAATTCCACGGCTTGGCAGATTCTGTACCAGCTAACTTAGGTCAAGTTACTTATCGAACATCATTGTTACATTTGCAACCAAGGCAAATGACATTGGTGATGACGGAATTGAGAGATGATTTACCTGCAG GTCCAGATCCAAGTTTCAACCCTAATTTATTTTCCGAAGACGAGGAGGAAACATTTCAGGATCTTCAGGGAACTTCTAGAGCAACGTCGGAAACTCAGCCACCTCCGATAGCTCCTATGACGCCGCGAAACGCACGACTGAATCCAAATCGTCCAAAGTCACAAATctcaaatcaatttttaaccACAGAAGCCTTACCTGCCTCTTTGGCACGCGTCGAAAATTATGAAAACGAATTCCCATATGTAGATCTTCAAGAGATGACGAATTTGTATGAGAATATAAGAAGCGCACCTACGAATACTTATCGTACACCACCTAGGCACAATCCACCTAGATGTTGCGACGTTCCAGCTTTGCAATCGCCTAAAAATGCAGTCGCGCCGACACAAACTTTAATAGCCACGTCGAATACAGGTACCGATTATTCGAGTAATATTCAAAGAGTTAAGACGGCATTGGCCGATCAACAAAATACCGGTATGGTTACGAAAAAGGAACTCGAAAATAATAAGCTCAATCAGATATCTCAAGAGGACAAATCTAGCCTAAATTCTGGTTCGTCCAACATCATTCCAACGTCCATGCATAACGGCCAGGTACCATTAGCCGAAGCATCGAGCTCGCAAAACtccatattaaataatttggaTGGTGGTAACGATTGTTCCCAATCACAAATGATTTATATGAATGGCTTGAACATCATGACGTCATGTTCGAGTAACGTCCTAAACTCAAATCACTCGAACAACGTGCAACAAAGCTGCCACGGTTTCTTACATCCAAGGAACAATCAAAATAATGGGACTAACTTGAGCATAAGCCCATCGCAAAGTAATTTAAATCCATTTTCAAAACATAATAATGGCTCGAACGGTTCGTCCAGTTTATTACTTCCGTCTACGTGTTCCTATCAATTATCAGATAATTCTGATCACGAACAATCGACTTCATGTTCGCCGTGTAATTTGAAACaacaaaaggaaatgaaatctCAGGGTAGTTATGGAAAAATCAATGTTTCTAATCAATCAAACGGAAAGACAGAAGAGCTTCGTTTTATCGACGAAGAGAGTAAAGCCGAGGCGGACATTGAACAATTTCGTGGTGTTCATAGGACACCAACGGTCGTTAGTATTGGTCCACTTTGTTCAAATGATTCAATAGTAAGAAGTTGTAGCGTTGGATATTTAGATCTGGTAGACGTTCATCAGTTGGTTCCTTGCGATGTTGCCTTGAAAATGTTGAGAAAGGAAGCGCCTAACAAGAGATTGGTATTGGTttcgagaaaaacaaaaagaaggaaaaagaatagacCACAGCACGATATTGGACAACAAAATAGTAAACCACCGAGACTTCGTAATTGTGGTAAATCGAAGAGTTTAGACTCCAGTGATATATTCCCTAGTAACGAACTTATAACTACACCTCCTCAATTGCCTGAACACCTTGAGGAAGCATCGAACGTTGTTAATAATTCTGAAAATGTAACGGAGGAGAAGTGCAGTGATTTGAATATAGTAGTATTAGGAGAGATTAACAACGATACCGTGATGGAACGTCAAAAAAAGATACTTCATGGTAACGATGAAACTTACGTTGAGAAACCATGTCGATTGGAAACTTGTGTGTCTCCTGTTAG gGGTTCTAGTCCAAGTGGTTCTTTGGCATCATCATTGGACGGTCTTGCTGCAAGACTCAAAGATTTCGATGAGAGTCATTCTTTACCACCCCCATCACCTCGTCCATCCTCAAG ttGTAGACTGCCAAGAAGTTCACCAAGCAGTCCGGCACCctcgaagaaaggaaaaagaccaGCTTCGGCTTCGCCAATCAGAAGGAGGCTATTATCGAGTCCTTTGTTAAACAGGCGAACGCGAAAAAGTCGTGGCGAGAGTTCCGATGAGGAAGGATTAATACAGGACGACTCGTCATCGAATTATCGCGACTTGGAAACCTTTCAGAAAGCACAGCTACGTCAGAAA ttgAAACAAAGGGGTGCTGGAATGTCTAATGGTCATAATAAACAGGAGACAACTAGACGAGAACTTGTGATGCACAATAAAGCACCAATGTGGAACGAAGCTAGTCAGGTTTATCAGCTTGATTTTGGTGGTAGAGTAACACAAGAAAGTGCtaagaattttcaaattgaatttaGAGGGAAACAG GTGATGCAATTTGGCCGGATAGATGGAAATGCCTACACGTTGGATTTTCAATACCCTTTCAGTGCATTGCAAGCTTTTGCTGTTGCCTTGGCAAATGTTACGCAACGGCTCAAGTAA
- the LOC124953284 gene encoding tubby-related protein 4 isoform X6, with product MHLHFEKNNNAKCDCNILSLSWMGKVPDESPEDGFVLVGSVGGQRYWSSMLNDKATITCGIWTPDDQQVYFGTTAGQLIVMDVHGAMVSEVQLAAGVTSMAWSAEKFTMEEGDEDVTSDKSRRDERNYILAVCLADGNIVMLRSFDDVSPITIRTNLKTPLHAEWSNSRKLLAIAGTKDSDSLPQNNSLEYTNLLKFYSVNGTLVYTTVIPYTQCPVSALTWGHNDRRLFVATGARVHAAWVSRRVGSLQLLSRLAVRAALTRESSVQQLPLPSRLRASVAALFASTIRFFFPPFSFSFSFLLVFFFFSFCFFSIRCPVPEPRELRRFVSRPPAGSGRLHCTMLRHAVEPIPCYTLYLEYLGGLVPLLKGRRTSKIRPEFVIFDPQSQDTLQLFDDVSQCPSFSDGSDTERDTADLCGSPRNRRKNRRKKEEKGSEETDDLTYVDTLPEHARLVEVTSNIWGTKFKFHGLADSVPANLGQVTYRTSLLHLQPRQMTLVMTELRDDLPAGPDPSFNPNLFSEDEEETFQDLQGTSRATSETQPPPIAPMTPRNARLNPNRPKSQISNQFLTTEALPASLARVENYENEFPYVDLQEMTNLYENIRSAPTNTYRTPPRHNPPRCCDVPALQSPKNAVAPTQTLIATSNTGTDYSSNIQRVKTALADQQNTGMVTKKELENNKLNQISQEDKSSLNSGSSNIIPTSMHNGQVPLAEASSSQNSILNNLDGGNDCSQSQMIYMNGLNIMTSCSSNVLNSNHSNNVQQSCHGFLHPRNNQNNGTNLSISPSQSNLNPFSKHNNGSNGSSSLLLPSTCSYQLSDNSDHEQSTSCSPCNLKQQKEMKSQGSYGKINVSNQSNGKTEELRFIDEESKAEADIEQFRGVHRTPTVVSIGPLCSNDSIVRSCSVGYLDLVDVHQLVPCDVALKMLRKEAPNKRLVLVSRKTKRRKKNRPQHDIGQQNSKPPRLRNCGKSKSLDSSDIFPSNELITTPPQLPEHLEEASNVVNNSENVTEEKCSDLNIVVLGEINNDTVMERQKKILHGNDETYVEKPCRLETCVSPVRGSSPSGSLASSLDGLAARLKDFDESHSLPPPSPRPSSSCRLPRSSPSSPAPSKKGKRPASASPIRRRLLSSPLLNRRTRKSRGESSDEEGLIQDDSSSNYRDLETFQKAQLRQKLKQRGAGMSNGHNKQETTRRELVMHNKAPMWNEASQVYQLDFGGRVTQESAKNFQIEFRGKQVMQFGRIDGNAYTLDFQYPFSALQAFAVALANVTQRLK from the exons gaTGGTTTCGTATTGGTCGGCAGTGTTGGTGGACAAAGATATTGGTCGTCTATGTTGAACGACAAAGCTACGATAACTTGTGGAATTTGGACACCGGATGATCAACAg GTTTATTTTGGAACAACGGCTGGACAATTGATAGTGATGGATGTGCATGGTGCAATGGTATCGGAGGTACAATTGGCAGCGGGTGTTACCTCAATGGCTTGGAGTGCCGAAAAATTTACGATGGAGGAAGGTGACGAAGATGTTACAAGCGATAAATCAAGAAGGG ACGAACGTAATTACATATTAGCTGTTTGCCTTGCCGATGGTAACATAGTTATGCTTCGTTCCTTCGACGACGTATCACCAATAACTATACgtacaaatttaaaaacaCCTTTACACGCAGAATGGAGTAATTCAAGAAAGTTATTAGCTATTGCGGGAACGAAGGATTCGGATTCTCTTCctcaaaataattcattagaaTATACGAACCTATTAAAGTTCTATTCGGTTAACGGTACCCTCGTTTACACGACAGTAATTCCATACACgcag TGCCCTGTATCGGCGTTAACCTGGGGTCATAACGACAGAAGACTCTTCGTAGCCACTGGTGCAAGAGTACATGCGGCATGGGTCTCCAG GAGGGTCGGTTCATTGCAGTTGCTATCTAGATTAGCAGTGAGGGCAGCCCTCACAAGAGAATCCAGTGTCCAACAACTTCCGTTACCATCTAGATTAAGAGCATCGGTAGCTGCATTGTTTGCTAGTACGATACG tttttttttccctccgttttccttttctttttcttttcttttggtttttttttttttttctttttgtttcttttccattaGGTGTCCAGTACCAGAGCCAAGAGAATTAAGACGTTTTGTATCTAGGCCACCAGCTGGAAGTGGAAGATTACATTGTACAATGCTTAGACATGCCGTAGAACCTATACCttgttatacattatatttagaatatttagGTGGTTTGGTACCATTATTAAAAGGTCGAAGAACCAGTAAAATCAGGCCAGAGTTTGTAATATTCGATCCCCAGAGTCAAGACACTTTACAATTATTCGACGATGTATCACAATGTCCTTCCTTCAGCGATGGTTCTGATACAGAAAGAGATACCGCAGATTTATGTGGTTCCCCAAGAAATCGtcgaaaaaatagaagaaagaaggaagaaaagggcTCAGAGGAAACTGATGATCTCACTTACGTCGACACTTTGCCCGAG CACGCTAGATTGGTCGAAGTAACGTCAAATATTTGGGGCACGAAATTTAAATTCCACGGCTTGGCAGATTCTGTACCAGCTAACTTAGGTCAAGTTACTTATCGAACATCATTGTTACATTTGCAACCAAGGCAAATGACATTGGTGATGACGGAATTGAGAGATGATTTACCTGCAG GTCCAGATCCAAGTTTCAACCCTAATTTATTTTCCGAAGACGAGGAGGAAACATTTCAGGATCTTCAGGGAACTTCTAGAGCAACGTCGGAAACTCAGCCACCTCCGATAGCTCCTATGACGCCGCGAAACGCACGACTGAATCCAAATCGTCCAAAGTCACAAATctcaaatcaatttttaaccACAGAAGCCTTACCTGCCTCTTTGGCACGCGTCGAAAATTATGAAAACGAATTCCCATATGTAGATCTTCAAGAGATGACGAATTTGTATGAGAATATAAGAAGCGCACCTACGAATACTTATCGTACACCACCTAGGCACAATCCACCTAGATGTTGCGACGTTCCAGCTTTGCAATCGCCTAAAAATGCAGTCGCGCCGACACAAACTTTAATAGCCACGTCGAATACAGGTACCGATTATTCGAGTAATATTCAAAGAGTTAAGACGGCATTGGCCGATCAACAAAATACCGGTATGGTTACGAAAAAGGAACTCGAAAATAATAAGCTCAATCAGATATCTCAAGAGGACAAATCTAGCCTAAATTCTGGTTCGTCCAACATCATTCCAACGTCCATGCATAACGGCCAGGTACCATTAGCCGAAGCATCGAGCTCGCAAAACtccatattaaataatttggaTGGTGGTAACGATTGTTCCCAATCACAAATGATTTATATGAATGGCTTGAACATCATGACGTCATGTTCGAGTAACGTCCTAAACTCAAATCACTCGAACAACGTGCAACAAAGCTGCCACGGTTTCTTACATCCAAGGAACAATCAAAATAATGGGACTAACTTGAGCATAAGCCCATCGCAAAGTAATTTAAATCCATTTTCAAAACATAATAATGGCTCGAACGGTTCGTCCAGTTTATTACTTCCGTCTACGTGTTCCTATCAATTATCAGATAATTCTGATCACGAACAATCGACTTCATGTTCGCCGTGTAATTTGAAACaacaaaaggaaatgaaatctCAGGGTAGTTATGGAAAAATCAATGTTTCTAATCAATCAAACGGAAAGACAGAAGAGCTTCGTTTTATCGACGAAGAGAGTAAAGCCGAGGCGGACATTGAACAATTTCGTGGTGTTCATAGGACACCAACGGTCGTTAGTATTGGTCCACTTTGTTCAAATGATTCAATAGTAAGAAGTTGTAGCGTTGGATATTTAGATCTGGTAGACGTTCATCAGTTGGTTCCTTGCGATGTTGCCTTGAAAATGTTGAGAAAGGAAGCGCCTAACAAGAGATTGGTATTGGTttcgagaaaaacaaaaagaaggaaaaagaatagacCACAGCACGATATTGGACAACAAAATAGTAAACCACCGAGACTTCGTAATTGTGGTAAATCGAAGAGTTTAGACTCCAGTGATATATTCCCTAGTAACGAACTTATAACTACACCTCCTCAATTGCCTGAACACCTTGAGGAAGCATCGAACGTTGTTAATAATTCTGAAAATGTAACGGAGGAGAAGTGCAGTGATTTGAATATAGTAGTATTAGGAGAGATTAACAACGATACCGTGATGGAACGTCAAAAAAAGATACTTCATGGTAACGATGAAACTTACGTTGAGAAACCATGTCGATTGGAAACTTGTGTGTCTCCTGTTAG gGGTTCTAGTCCAAGTGGTTCTTTGGCATCATCATTGGACGGTCTTGCTGCAAGACTCAAAGATTTCGATGAGAGTCATTCTTTACCACCCCCATCACCTCGTCCATCCTCAAG ttGTAGACTGCCAAGAAGTTCACCAAGCAGTCCGGCACCctcgaagaaaggaaaaagaccaGCTTCGGCTTCGCCAATCAGAAGGAGGCTATTATCGAGTCCTTTGTTAAACAGGCGAACGCGAAAAAGTCGTGGCGAGAGTTCCGATGAGGAAGGATTAATACAGGACGACTCGTCATCGAATTATCGCGACTTGGAAACCTTTCAGAAAGCACAGCTACGTCAGAAA ttgAAACAAAGGGGTGCTGGAATGTCTAATGGTCATAATAAACAGGAGACAACTAGACGAGAACTTGTGATGCACAATAAAGCACCAATGTGGAACGAAGCTAGTCAGGTTTATCAGCTTGATTTTGGTGGTAGAGTAACACAAGAAAGTGCtaagaattttcaaattgaatttaGAGGGAAACAG GTGATGCAATTTGGCCGGATAGATGGAAATGCCTACACGTTGGATTTTCAATACCCTTTCAGTGCATTGCAAGCTTTTGCTGTTGCCTTGGCAAATGTTACGCAACGGCTCAAGTAA